The Mangifera indica cultivar Alphonso chromosome 19, CATAS_Mindica_2.1, whole genome shotgun sequence nucleotide sequence tcGTCTCCTCTtcgtaaaaaaaaatcttttttccaTCCGCTCTTCATCCCCGCGGGAAAAAATTCCCTCCTCgtacttgtaaaaaaaaattatttttttttaccttctaaacataatataaatatattaaataaaattaaaattaacccactattttaaatatcacaaatataatatattaactactttaatatatacaacaaaaacctaaataaatttgaaaaacataaataatttaaaactataaaaaatatattagtattttaaataaatatattaatataaagggatggAGATGGGGGTGGGGcgggcggggcggggaggggacacataTATCCCCATCTCTGGCCCGTCTCTGATTGCGGcgatttttttcatcctcattCCCGTCCTCTTTCCTATTTTTATCAGAGAATCTCCTCTCTGTTAGGATAAGAGAAGGTCGAGACCTCTAAAATCGAGTacaaattgtcatctctaatctTATTCAATCAATCATCTAAGTTTCATCTTATGGTAAATAATAGGATAATGAATTTCAGTTACGGGATCCTCGTAATTTACAAAACTCTCATCACTAAATTCCTCataaatctattttaataaaaccctattattattattattattattattattaaatttagaattgCCCATCACATGACTCAAAATGACAATGGCCAAAGGGCTTTCAAGTGTCGGATTGTACATGCGTGGCTATGGAAtcttaatttcttaaatttcaaGCAAGAATTGATTAATTTTGCTGTCGacacaaaattgtttttttgttatcGCCTCATTGATCTAATGCTCCATTCGGTAGAGGGTAACTTTgcccttttattttatattgtttctcAATTTGTCTCCTGCATTTCAATGGCTTATTCTTTATGGCTGCTTCTTACTTAGTTAGTAGTGACCCACCAGCACCACCGTCAGCCACATGGTCGGTGGGGCATACATTGCATATAGCTTGTGATTAGTACAAAAATTAGATCGCACTAATTCTGTAAAACGACAATTATCGCTGGATGAAAGAAACTGGCGTCGTTTAGAGAGAGAATAAGGGAAGGTAGAATAATATTACTTGAAGATCAGATTAATAAgatcttatattataataatttccaaaaccCAGAAGGAAAATTATCAGTGCAATGTCTCGTGTTACTCATGTTAATAATTGGCTTCGTACTACAGTGCCTACAAATTCCATATGGACTCTCTGTGCTGTTTTATCTGTAACTATTAGGCTATTAATGACGAGATTAAGACGCAATCCATTTTAGTTAAAAATGGTTGCTCTTCTTCTCTGAATAATTGACCACTTATTCTCATCTTTTCTTCTTACTGTCACCAATGTCACCCGCTAGTTGTTCTCTCtgtgtttttcttttcctttccatcTTCTCCTGTATCAAATCCGATGAGCTTCAGATATTACTGACGCTCAAAGCTGCCATTGGAGGATTAGACACTGATGTATTTTATTCCTGGAGCTTAAATAATCATGTTTGCAATTTTACAGGGGTCACTTGCAACTCACATAATTCAGTCAAAGAAATTGAGCTTTCTCACCAACAATTGACAGGAACTCTTCCTTTTGATTCAATATGCCAACTGCAGTCCTTGGACAAGCTCTCATTTGGGTTCAATTCTTTGTATGGCACAATCTCGAAAGAATTGAACAACTGTATAAATTTACAGTACCTGGATCTTGCCAACAATGGCTTCTCGGGTTCATTTCCAAGCGTATCGTCTCTCAGTGAATTACGCTATTTTTATCTGAATAATAGCGGATGTTCTGGCGATTTTCCATGGGCATCACTTGAAAACATGACAAATCTGGTTGTATTGAGCCTTGGCGATCATAATTTCACTCCTGCTCCGTTTCCAAATCAAGTTTTGGAGCTCACCAAGCTGAATTGGCTCTATTTATCAAACTGCAGCCTTCAGGGTCAAATTCCAGCCGAAATTGGGATTTTAGGGGAGCTCATAGACTTGGAGCTCTCTGAAAACAATTTAACTGGCGAGATACCACCAGAAATTGGGAAGCTCAGCAAATTGTGGCAGCTCGAGCTTTACCAGAACAGATTGACAGGACAACTCCCCGTTGGATTGAGAAACTTAACTAATCTTCAATTTTTTGATGCGTCAACCAACTTTCTTGAAGGCAATTTATCAGAAGTGGGCTTCCTGACAAATCTGGTGTCTCTTCAGCTGTTTGAGAACCAGTTTTCTGGTGAAGTACCAGCTGAGTTGGGCCAGTTTAAAAAACTGGTGAATCTTTCTTTGTTCAGCAACCAGTTGACTGGACCGTTGCCTAAAGAACTTGGCTCTTGGGCTGAGTTTGATTTCATTGACGTTTCAGAGAATTTATTGACAGGTCCGATTCCACCAGATATGTGCAAGAAAGGCACCATGAAGGCGCTTCTTATGTTACAAAACAAATTCACAGGTGAAATTCCTGCGAGCTATGAGAATTGCTTGACTTTACAGCGATTCAGGGTTAGTAATAACTCACTAACTGGAACTATGCCAGCGGAAATATGGGGATTGcctcatttgaatattatagacattgagttgaatcaaattgaaGGACCCATCACCAGAGATATTGGAAAAGCAAAAGCCCTTGCACAGCTATTTGTCGCAAACAATCGGCTATCTGGTGAATTACCCGAGGAAGTTTCGGAAGCTTCATCTTTTGTTGCTATTGATCTCAGTAACAATCAGTTTTCGGGCAAATTTCCGGGGTCAATTGGGGACCTGAAACACTTAAGCACTCTTAAGTTGAAGAACAACATGTTCTCTGGTTCAATTCCGGAGTCATTAGGTTCTTGCAAATCTCTAAGCGACCTAAACATGGCTCGCAACTTATTTTCTGGGCAAATTCCATCAGTTCTAGGGTCTTTACCGACTCTTAACACCCTGAATATATCAGAAAATCAACTTTCTGGTCAAATTCCAGCGAGTTTATCGTCTTTGAGACTTGTTATTCTTGATCTGTCTAACAATAGACTAACTGGTCGCATACCAGAATCTCTTTCCATTGAAGCATACAATGGCAGCTTCGCTGGGAATTCCGGTCTCTGCAGTGAGACCATTAGCTCCTTCAAGCGATGCTCCCAGAAGTCAAAGATATCGAAGGATGTCCTCACACTCATAATTTGCTTTGCTTTAGGTACATCGATCTTGCTTGTCTCGTAtgcttgtttcttcttctttaagaagagagaaaaagatcaAGACCCTTCATTGAAGGAAGAATCCTGGAACATAAAGCCTTTCCGAGAATTAATCTTCTCTGAAGATGAGATTATTGATTCCATAAAGCAAGAGAATCTTATAGGAAAAGGAGGGTCTGGAAATGTATACAAAGTTATGTTATCCAGTGGTAGAGAACTTGCTGTGAAACACATCTGGAATACTGATGCCAAAGGCCACAAAAGATCCCGGAGCACTACTCCGATACTTCGTAAATGTGGAGGAAACTCTCAGGAATTTGATGCTGAGGTACAGACATTGAGCTCGATAAGGCACGTAAATGTGGTGAAGCTGTATTGCAGTGTTACCAGTGAGGACTCAAGCTTGTTAGTTTATGAGTATTTGCCTAATGGGAGCCTGTGGGATCGGCTGCACACTTCCAGAAAAATGGAGCTTGATTGGGAGACAAGGTACGAAATTGCAGTTGGCGCGGCAAAGGGCTTGGAGTATCTGCATCATGGGTTCATTAGGCCAGTCATTCACCGGGATGTCAAATCGAGTAACATTTTGTTGGATGAATTCTTGAAGCCAAGAATTGCAGATTTTGGGCTTGCTAAGATTGTTCAAGCAAATTGCACTAAGGACTCTTCTCATATAATTGCTGGAACCCATGGTTATATTGCTCCTGGTAAGCAAATTTCTCTTGTTTActtatttttactttctttgGTTGCTCATTAAAATATAGCAATGTTACTTTTGCAGAATACGGTTACACAAGCAAGGTCAATGAGAAGAGTGATGTGTATAGTTTTGGTGTGGTGTTAATGGAGCTGGTGACCGGAAAGAGGCCGATAGAGCCTGAGTATGGAGAGAACAGAGACGTAGTGAATTGGGTATGCAGCAACTTCAGCAGTAAAAAAAGTGTGATAAGCCTTGTGGATTCAAGAATCCCTGAAGTCTTCAAGGAAGATGCTGCAGAGATACTGCGAATCGCAGTTCTCTGCACAGCAAGGCAACCGATTCAAAGACCGACTATGAGAAGTGTGGTTCAGATGCTGGAGGAAGCTGAGCCTTGCACATTTGTGGGAATGGTCATCGACAAAGATGGTACAACTGAGAAAATAGAAGCCaaggaaaatgagaaaaacaattCCAATGCTTGAGTCATCTCAGATTAGGCTGATGGGTTAGAAATTTTCGGACCATTGGCTTGTTGTAACATGTGGTAGTTTTGTAACAAATTAGATCTTGAGAACTTGTAAAACATTAGCTGTGACTTGGAGTTTGTAATCGGTGATTCTGTAGTCTGTGGTCctttatgttttaatttctaAGATGAAGCAAAT carries:
- the LOC123202588 gene encoding receptor-like protein kinase 7, with the translated sequence MSPASCSLCVFLFLSIFSCIKSDELQILLTLKAAIGGLDTDVFYSWSLNNHVCNFTGVTCNSHNSVKEIELSHQQLTGTLPFDSICQLQSLDKLSFGFNSLYGTISKELNNCINLQYLDLANNGFSGSFPSVSSLSELRYFYLNNSGCSGDFPWASLENMTNLVVLSLGDHNFTPAPFPNQVLELTKLNWLYLSNCSLQGQIPAEIGILGELIDLELSENNLTGEIPPEIGKLSKLWQLELYQNRLTGQLPVGLRNLTNLQFFDASTNFLEGNLSEVGFLTNLVSLQLFENQFSGEVPAELGQFKKLVNLSLFSNQLTGPLPKELGSWAEFDFIDVSENLLTGPIPPDMCKKGTMKALLMLQNKFTGEIPASYENCLTLQRFRVSNNSLTGTMPAEIWGLPHLNIIDIELNQIEGPITRDIGKAKALAQLFVANNRLSGELPEEVSEASSFVAIDLSNNQFSGKFPGSIGDLKHLSTLKLKNNMFSGSIPESLGSCKSLSDLNMARNLFSGQIPSVLGSLPTLNTLNISENQLSGQIPASLSSLRLVILDLSNNRLTGRIPESLSIEAYNGSFAGNSGLCSETISSFKRCSQKSKISKDVLTLIICFALGTSILLVSYACFFFFKKREKDQDPSLKEESWNIKPFRELIFSEDEIIDSIKQENLIGKGGSGNVYKVMLSSGRELAVKHIWNTDAKGHKRSRSTTPILRKCGGNSQEFDAEVQTLSSIRHVNVVKLYCSVTSEDSSLLVYEYLPNGSLWDRLHTSRKMELDWETRYEIAVGAAKGLEYLHHGFIRPVIHRDVKSSNILLDEFLKPRIADFGLAKIVQANCTKDSSHIIAGTHGYIAPEYGYTSKVNEKSDVYSFGVVLMELVTGKRPIEPEYGENRDVVNWVCSNFSSKKSVISLVDSRIPEVFKEDAAEILRIAVLCTARQPIQRPTMRSVVQMLEEAEPCTFVGMVIDKDGTTEKIEAKENEKNNSNA